The proteins below are encoded in one region of Meiothermus sp. CFH 77666:
- a CDS encoding rhodanese-like domain-containing protein: protein MRLLALLLAVLPFGLAQTKIVTVDDLKAALSNPRVFVIDVRTQEEFAQGHIKGAVNWPVQEIDRWWNRVPKDRVVYIHCNTQNRSGVAVRYLMGKGYQNLNLVHGGIQAWMAKGYPTTR, encoded by the coding sequence ATGAGGCTACTGGCCTTACTCCTGGCCGTTCTTCCCTTTGGGTTGGCCCAAACAAAAATCGTCACAGTAGACGACCTGAAGGCGGCCTTATCCAACCCCAGGGTGTTTGTGATTGATGTGCGTACCCAAGAGGAGTTCGCTCAGGGGCACATCAAGGGCGCGGTCAACTGGCCGGTGCAGGAGATCGACCGCTGGTGGAACCGGGTGCCCAAGGATCGGGTGGTCTACATCCACTGCAATACGCAAAACCGCAGCGGGGTGGCGGTGCGATACCTGATGGGTAAGGGATACCAGAACCTCAACCTGGTGCATGGGGGCATTCAGGCCTGGATGGCCAAAGGATACCCCACCACC